In Chitinophaga nivalis, a single genomic region encodes these proteins:
- a CDS encoding HvfX family Cu-binding RiPP maturation protein, whose translation MRAKPSFAQRLSSLRDLPLLLIRLVLAYGFYGPASMKWKDIHGIGDWFMQLHIPFPYISAYVAAVTEALGVVLLVLGLFVRYISIPLMITMVVAIITVHWANGFEAGDNGYEIPLYYILFLFTLFVFGSGRIGIDYFLERKR comes from the coding sequence ATGCGTGCTAAACCATCATTCGCACAGCGGTTATCATCGCTCAGGGATCTGCCACTGCTGCTGATCCGGCTGGTATTGGCTTATGGTTTTTATGGGCCGGCCAGCATGAAATGGAAAGATATACATGGTATTGGTGATTGGTTTATGCAGCTGCATATTCCGTTTCCTTATATCAGTGCCTATGTGGCAGCTGTTACGGAAGCATTGGGCGTCGTGTTGCTGGTGTTGGGGCTATTCGTACGCTATATTTCTATCCCGCTGATGATCACGATGGTGGTGGCTATTATTACGGTACACTGGGCCAACGGTTTTGAAGCCGGTGATAATGGCTATGAAATTCCGCTTTATTATATCCTATTCTTGTTTACCCTGTTCGTGTTTGGCAGTGGCAGGATCGGTATTGATTATTTCCTGGAACGCAAACGCTGA
- a CDS encoding NAD(P)H-dependent oxidoreductase has product MKVLIVFAHPDPQSLNGSLKNSAVNILEEAGHEVVVSDLYQMKWKSAGDADDFLNHPATERLYYTRASKKAYLDNQQSADITIEQEKVRWADVIIFQFPLWWFTVPAILKGWIDRVYANGFAYGTGERYGAGNMVGKKGMVITTIGGSAAEYAPTGINGDINDLLFHIHHGMFWFNGAAPLPPFPVYDAHHVTPPVYAQLEQSLKDRLLSIPTTTPILFRSDKSGDYTPEGLLSETIAVKGEGLLVHQL; this is encoded by the coding sequence ATGAAAGTTTTAATTGTATTTGCACATCCCGATCCACAATCCTTAAACGGCTCCCTGAAAAACTCAGCTGTCAATATCCTCGAAGAAGCCGGCCATGAAGTAGTCGTATCGGACCTCTATCAGATGAAATGGAAATCAGCCGGCGACGCCGATGATTTCCTCAATCATCCGGCAACCGAAAGATTGTACTACACCCGTGCCTCCAAAAAAGCATACCTGGATAACCAGCAGTCTGCCGACATCACCATCGAACAGGAAAAAGTAAGGTGGGCCGATGTGATCATCTTCCAGTTCCCGCTCTGGTGGTTTACGGTACCCGCCATACTCAAAGGATGGATAGACCGGGTATATGCCAATGGATTTGCCTATGGTACCGGCGAACGTTATGGCGCCGGCAATATGGTGGGGAAAAAAGGGATGGTCATCACCACTATTGGTGGCAGCGCAGCAGAATATGCGCCTACCGGTATCAATGGCGATATCAATGATCTGTTATTTCACATCCATCATGGCATGTTCTGGTTCAACGGCGCGGCGCCACTACCGCCATTTCCGGTATACGATGCACATCACGTCACACCGCCGGTATACGCACAACTGGAACAATCGCTGAAAGATCGTTTGTTATCCATACCAACTACCACGCCTATATTATTCAGATCGGATAAAAGCGGCGATTATACGCCGGAAGGATTATTATCGGAAACCATCGCTGTTAAAGGAGAGGGCCTGCTGGTACACCAGTTATAG
- a CDS encoding NADP-dependent oxidoreductase has protein sequence MKAIILENAGNPDQLIHTDLPEPVISENEVLVAVKAISINPVDVKTRAGKGFYAKLKDNDPLILGWDISGVVTATGKAVTAFKPGDEVFGMVNFPGTGKAYAAYVAAPADHLARKPANISHEAAAAATLAALTAWQALVTNGNVQAGQKVLIHAAAGGVGHYAVQIARHLGAHVTGTASAANKDFVLSLGADAFIDYQTTPFETAISDVDFVLDGIGGAYIERSLEVLKPGGTLITIPSGLHEGITEKATAKGIKGYFVLVSSNGKDMQQLANLLEKGIIQSHISHTFPFADMAAAHEQVATGKTRGKVIVTL, from the coding sequence ATGAAAGCAATTATACTGGAAAACGCGGGAAACCCCGACCAGCTTATACATACAGACCTTCCCGAACCAGTGATCAGTGAAAATGAAGTACTGGTAGCCGTAAAGGCCATCAGCATCAACCCGGTAGACGTTAAAACACGGGCAGGGAAAGGATTCTATGCCAAATTAAAAGATAATGATCCCCTGATACTGGGATGGGATATATCCGGCGTAGTGACGGCCACCGGCAAAGCCGTGACGGCATTCAAACCGGGCGATGAAGTATTTGGTATGGTCAATTTCCCGGGTACAGGCAAAGCCTATGCAGCCTATGTAGCCGCACCGGCAGATCACCTGGCACGCAAGCCCGCCAACATCAGCCATGAAGCCGCAGCAGCAGCTACCCTGGCCGCTTTAACTGCCTGGCAGGCCCTCGTAACCAATGGCAACGTACAAGCCGGACAAAAAGTACTGATTCACGCAGCTGCCGGCGGCGTAGGCCACTATGCCGTACAAATAGCCCGGCACCTGGGCGCACATGTTACGGGTACCGCATCCGCTGCCAACAAAGACTTCGTATTATCCCTGGGGGCCGATGCCTTCATCGATTACCAGACAACGCCCTTTGAAACAGCCATCAGCGATGTAGACTTTGTACTGGACGGTATCGGCGGCGCATACATTGAACGCTCCCTGGAAGTATTGAAACCCGGCGGTACGTTGATCACCATCCCCTCCGGCCTGCACGAAGGCATCACGGAGAAAGCCACTGCCAAAGGCATCAAAGGTTATTTCGTGCTCGTATCGTCTAATGGTAAAGACATGCAGCAGCTAGCCAACCTGCTGGAAAAAGGTATTATTCAATCACATATTTCACACACCTTTCCTTTTGCCGACATGGCCGCTGCACACGAACAGGTAGCCACAGGTAAAACAAGAGGAAAAGTAATTGTTACCCTTTAA
- a CDS encoding AraC family transcriptional regulator, whose product MARENLYQPFDIVYKELDECPMHMRQHNFFELVYIIKGEGQQQVNNNTFQYHPGHLFLLTPQDTHQFKIADTTGFFFLRFNDIYLKAQSDAPLHTKAWLQRMEFILQNASHQPGCILYNAADKAMVDALIAGLLKEQQGQQVYHLEVTQQLVNTLITIVARNIAMKLPAEVKDYTSEVVLEIIRYIQEHIYAPEKLKAEVVAKKFGISVSYLGRYFKKNVGENMQDYITRYKLKLVEIRLQHSDMRINEIAWEFNFTDESHLNRLFKKHLGMNPSVFRKNWAKRA is encoded by the coding sequence ATGGCCCGGGAAAACTTATATCAACCATTTGATATTGTATATAAAGAGCTGGATGAATGCCCGATGCATATGCGGCAACATAACTTCTTTGAACTGGTATATATTATAAAAGGCGAGGGGCAGCAGCAGGTGAACAACAACACCTTTCAGTACCACCCCGGTCACTTGTTTCTATTAACGCCACAGGATACGCACCAGTTTAAAATAGCCGATACCACCGGTTTCTTTTTTCTCCGTTTCAACGACATTTACCTGAAAGCGCAGTCGGATGCACCGCTGCATACCAAAGCGTGGCTGCAACGGATGGAATTTATTCTGCAGAATGCCAGTCACCAGCCCGGCTGTATCCTGTATAATGCAGCCGATAAAGCGATGGTAGACGCCCTTATTGCCGGCCTGCTGAAAGAACAACAAGGGCAGCAGGTGTATCACCTGGAAGTAACGCAGCAGCTGGTGAATACACTGATTACCATCGTTGCCAGAAATATAGCCATGAAGCTGCCGGCAGAAGTAAAGGATTATACGAGCGAAGTGGTGCTGGAAATTATCCGCTATATACAGGAGCATATTTATGCACCTGAAAAGTTGAAAGCAGAAGTGGTGGCGAAAAAATTTGGTATTTCTGTCAGCTATCTGGGACGCTATTTTAAAAAAAATGTAGGGGAAAACATGCAGGACTATATCACCCGGTATAAACTGAAACTGGTGGAAATCCGCCTGCAGCACAGTGATATGCGGATTAATGAAATTGCGTGGGAGTTTAACTTTACAGATGAAAGCCACTTAAACCGGTTGTTTAAAAAACACCTGGGCATGAACCCTTCCGTATTCAGGAAAAACTGGGCAAAACGAGCCTGA
- a CDS encoding polyprenyl synthetase family protein: MQLTKKVIAQALHRFDEMFEDTMRSEVSLLDRILQDIAAHKGKQMRPMFVLLCAQLGGEINDSSYRAALLVELLHTASLVHDDMVDDAMKRRSAFSVNALWKNRISVMVGDHLFTKGVLLMLSNQDFDLLKIYSDAIRQMSEGELLQMTRLNKLHFEEQAYYDLIHAKTASFLAAACAAGAASTCREQAAVDRLHAFGRQVGMAFQLKDDLFDYGHTDIGKPTGNDIKEKKITLPLIYTLQHSDTSLRKKILHIIKHKNTDREQVNFILETVHRTGGLEYATEKMFAFRDEAFQLLYTFPASPTRDALEELVRYTTDRKY, from the coding sequence ATGCAACTGACAAAAAAAGTAATAGCACAGGCACTGCACCGGTTTGATGAAATGTTCGAAGATACGATGAGAAGCGAGGTGTCGCTGCTGGATCGGATACTGCAGGATATTGCTGCGCACAAAGGGAAACAGATGCGGCCCATGTTTGTATTGTTATGTGCACAGCTGGGAGGTGAAATTAATGACAGCAGCTATCGCGCTGCTTTATTGGTAGAGCTTTTACATACGGCATCTCTGGTACATGATGATATGGTGGATGATGCGATGAAAAGAAGGAGCGCCTTTTCTGTGAATGCGCTGTGGAAAAATCGTATATCCGTGATGGTGGGTGATCACCTGTTTACCAAAGGCGTACTGCTGATGTTATCCAACCAGGATTTTGACTTGTTAAAGATTTATTCAGATGCCATCCGGCAGATGAGTGAAGGAGAATTACTGCAGATGACCCGGTTGAATAAACTGCATTTTGAGGAGCAGGCCTATTACGATCTGATTCATGCGAAAACGGCTTCTTTTCTGGCGGCAGCCTGTGCTGCGGGCGCCGCTTCTACCTGCAGGGAACAGGCAGCAGTAGACCGGTTGCATGCATTTGGCCGCCAGGTAGGTATGGCTTTTCAATTGAAAGACGACCTGTTTGATTATGGCCATACCGACATCGGTAAACCTACCGGTAATGATATCAAAGAGAAAAAAATCACCCTCCCGCTGATCTATACCTTACAGCATAGCGATACCTCCCTGCGGAAAAAAATACTGCATATTATCAAACATAAAAATACAGACCGGGAACAGGTAAACTTCATCCTGGAAACTGTGCACCGCACCGGCGGTTTGGAATATGCCACGGAAAAAATGTTTGCCTTCCGCGATGAAGCTTTTCAGCTGTTGTACACGTTTCCGGCTTCTCCTACCCGCGACGCATTGGAAGAGTTGGTAAGATATACGACCGACCGCAAATATTAA
- a CDS encoding DUF1415 domain-containing protein: MINQAGQTAEVIAQTKNWIRELVIGCNFCPFAAREVKRDSIRYQVVNVTTVLSARQVFLDECKYLDRHDSVETTLIIFPAGFETFDAYLALTAAVEKWLQQKKYNGIYQVASFHPLYQFANADGEDAANYTNRSLYPMLHLLREKSIRKALAHYTDPENIPVRNVAFARDKGMAYMKMLRDSCF, from the coding sequence ATGATAAATCAGGCAGGACAAACAGCGGAAGTGATCGCGCAAACAAAGAACTGGATCCGGGAACTGGTGATCGGATGTAATTTTTGTCCGTTTGCCGCCCGGGAAGTAAAGCGCGACAGCATCCGCTACCAGGTAGTGAATGTAACGACTGTGTTGAGTGCCCGCCAGGTATTCCTGGATGAATGCAAGTACCTGGACCGTCATGATAGTGTTGAAACTACCCTGATTATTTTTCCCGCTGGTTTTGAAACCTTTGATGCGTATCTCGCACTCACGGCGGCCGTAGAGAAATGGTTGCAACAGAAAAAATATAATGGCATCTACCAGGTAGCCAGTTTTCACCCGCTGTATCAGTTTGCCAATGCCGATGGGGAAGATGCGGCCAATTATACCAACCGCTCTTTATATCCGATGTTGCATTTGTTACGGGAAAAGAGTATCCGCAAGGCATTGGCGCATTATACTGATCCTGAAAATATTCCGGTACGAAACGTAGCGTTTGCCCGTGATAAAGGAATGGCCTATATGAAAATGTTAAGGGATAGTTGTTTTTAA
- a CDS encoding nuclear transport factor 2 family protein encodes MSVEKIAVRLAELCRQGKYETAQRELYAEEVVSIEPYPTAAFEKVTKGLAAIIEKGHKFESMVAAIHDTTVSTPLIAGNSIAFKLTMDITMKGQPRQVMEEICVYEVKDGKIVAEQFFM; translated from the coding sequence ATGTCTGTTGAAAAAATTGCTGTCCGGCTGGCAGAACTTTGCCGCCAGGGAAAATACGAAACCGCGCAACGCGAATTATATGCGGAAGAAGTAGTGAGTATAGAACCGTATCCTACCGCTGCTTTTGAGAAGGTCACCAAAGGCCTGGCCGCCATCATAGAAAAAGGCCACAAATTTGAATCGATGGTAGCTGCTATACATGACACGACTGTTTCCACACCGTTGATAGCAGGGAATAGCATTGCTTTTAAGCTGACGATGGATATTACAATGAAAGGGCAGCCGCGGCAGGTGATGGAAGAAATATGTGTATATGAAGTGAAAGACGGTAAAATTGTAGCAGAGCAGTTTTTTATGTAA
- a CDS encoding Crp/Fnr family transcriptional regulator produces MIEWLRTFNILQESDLQQLQTLLKPIKLLKGEHLEQEGKTSRQLCFLTNGILRSYFTNDNGEPITNCIIFEKHWIAALTSFITQQPAQENIQAIVDCELLALDRNTLYTLYEENIRWANMGRVLIEKEFVEMEQRILAFQKLPAKDRYERLLQEQPRLVQQIPLQYLASYLGITPQHLSRLRRAS; encoded by the coding sequence ATGATCGAATGGCTTCGTACGTTTAATATTTTGCAGGAAAGTGATTTGCAGCAACTGCAAACATTATTGAAACCTATCAAATTGCTGAAAGGGGAACACCTGGAGCAGGAAGGTAAAACTTCCCGGCAGCTGTGTTTTCTCACTAACGGCATCCTGCGTTCCTATTTTACCAATGATAACGGGGAGCCTATCACCAATTGTATCATTTTTGAAAAACACTGGATTGCAGCGCTCACCAGTTTTATTACCCAGCAGCCGGCGCAGGAAAACATCCAGGCCATTGTAGACTGCGAATTGCTGGCACTGGACAGAAACACCTTGTATACGTTGTACGAAGAAAATATCCGCTGGGCCAATATGGGCCGGGTGCTAATAGAAAAAGAGTTTGTAGAGATGGAACAACGTATCCTGGCGTTTCAGAAATTGCCCGCGAAAGACCGCTATGAGCGCCTGTTGCAGGAGCAACCCCGTTTGGTGCAGCAGATTCCCCTGCAATACCTGGCATCCTATCTGGGCATTACCCCACAGCATTTAAGCCGGCTCCGGAGAGCTTCCTGA
- a CDS encoding NAD(P)H-dependent oxidoreductase produces MKQQLTGGRPKIVIINGHPDTESYNFALHAAYKKGALSTGAEVREVTLAHLQFNPNLQHGYRKRMELEPDLLAAWENIVWADHMVWIYPLWWGGMPALLKGFLDRLFLPGMAFKLKNKHTIIGLLAGKTARIISTMDYPAWYYKWFIRQTGTRVVKKMILSYCGIKTTGVTYISPIMDSTPAFREKNITMVEKMGSNWK; encoded by the coding sequence ATGAAACAGCAATTAACCGGTGGAAGGCCGAAAATAGTGATTATCAACGGCCATCCCGATACAGAAAGTTACAACTTTGCCCTGCATGCTGCCTATAAAAAAGGGGCGTTGTCAACGGGGGCGGAAGTGCGGGAAGTAACCCTGGCACACCTGCAATTTAATCCGAACCTGCAACACGGCTACCGCAAAAGAATGGAACTGGAACCAGATCTGCTGGCAGCCTGGGAAAACATTGTATGGGCGGATCATATGGTTTGGATCTATCCCTTGTGGTGGGGTGGCATGCCGGCTTTGCTGAAAGGTTTCCTGGATCGTTTGTTCCTGCCGGGCATGGCTTTTAAATTAAAAAACAAGCATACCATTATTGGATTGCTGGCAGGGAAAACGGCGCGCATCATCAGCACCATGGATTATCCGGCGTGGTATTACAAATGGTTTATCCGGCAAACAGGTACCCGGGTAGTGAAGAAGATGATTTTAAGTTATTGTGGTATTAAAACAACCGGTGTCACCTACATCAGTCCTATCATGGATTCAACGCCTGCTTTCCGGGAAAAAAATATCACGATGGTGGAAAAGATGGGTAGTAACTGGAAATAA
- a CDS encoding metallophosphoesterase, producing the protein MKKALKAIFRKPVIWLANKLSSQPDRKLVFDALSQLHDAILAGKEEQGVILPCDYEKARFIIFSDQHKGGKDAADDFMAAEENYLTALRYYHDQAFTYINLGDCEELWESTPSVVIEKNRLSLEEEARFLLQRRYYRVFGNHDLEWHYLVPRNQFLKPLFGKQLKLYEGIILQMRYQDTDYRIFLTHGHQGDKRSDGNAFSKWFVAAIWTPIQRLLDIRMDTVSDSFDLVDTHNIMMYEWSVRYKNTLFISGHTHKPVFASLDHIDRLTKQLEKAQERGDSQQAAFLKEALGKRQAEYAGKTFVKTMAHPSYFNTGCCCFSDGDITGIEIADGFIRLVKWEQTGKEVHRLVLEECPLYYLFEQL; encoded by the coding sequence GTGAAAAAAGCACTCAAAGCAATCTTCCGTAAACCCGTTATCTGGCTGGCCAACAAATTGTCGTCCCAACCTGACCGTAAACTGGTATTCGATGCCCTCTCCCAACTACATGATGCGATACTGGCCGGTAAGGAAGAACAAGGCGTCATCCTTCCCTGCGATTACGAAAAAGCGCGCTTCATCATATTTTCAGATCAGCATAAAGGAGGAAAAGATGCCGCCGATGATTTTATGGCGGCAGAAGAAAATTACCTGACCGCCTTACGGTATTATCATGATCAGGCATTTACCTATATTAACCTGGGCGACTGTGAGGAGTTGTGGGAAAGTACGCCGTCAGTAGTGATCGAAAAGAACCGTTTGTCTTTGGAGGAGGAAGCCCGCTTTCTGCTTCAAAGACGCTATTACCGGGTGTTTGGCAATCACGACCTGGAATGGCATTACCTGGTGCCCAGGAATCAATTTCTGAAACCATTGTTTGGTAAGCAGTTGAAGCTGTATGAAGGCATCATCCTGCAAATGCGTTATCAGGACACAGATTACCGCATTTTTTTAACACATGGTCATCAGGGAGATAAACGCAGTGATGGCAATGCTTTCAGTAAATGGTTTGTTGCAGCGATCTGGACGCCGATACAACGTTTGTTGGATATTCGTATGGATACTGTGTCTGATTCTTTTGATCTGGTAGATACCCACAACATTATGATGTATGAATGGAGTGTGCGGTATAAAAATACCCTGTTTATTTCCGGGCATACTCATAAGCCTGTTTTTGCGTCGTTGGATCATATCGACCGGCTGACCAAACAACTGGAAAAGGCGCAGGAGCGCGGCGATTCGCAGCAGGCGGCCTTTCTGAAAGAAGCGCTGGGCAAACGGCAGGCAGAGTATGCAGGGAAAACTTTTGTGAAAACGATGGCCCATCCGTCTTATTTTAATACCGGCTGTTGTTGTTTCAGTGATGGAGATATTACCGGTATTGAGATCGCTGATGGTTTTATCCGGCTGGTGAAATGGGAGCAGACCGGAAAGGAGGTACACCGGCTGGTGTTGGAAGAGTGTCCGTTATACTATCTGTTTGAGCAGTTGTAG
- a CDS encoding alpha/beta fold hydrolase: MKILYLFPAFFFLLFGVRAQQLDSLKYPNGYLYYHTYGSGEPVIVLTGGPGNSCLQQQELAIELGKRYRSILLEQRGTGLSIPVPFDSTTINLRSSLEDLNRLMDHLGIRQTLFFGHSWGAMLAMCFAAKYPEKVKGLALACPGYYKFDPDLFTTHVNNMRVRLSIADLARLDSLDKKVNGGKGDGADSTALNRLMRMTYIYNKLLLDSMIGKFDVAKSNIKMQQLMVTDLKRVHYDLSKTLHHYKGPIEVISGAQDPLAFYTYEFKIIHPAMQLHWIQASGHFPMFEQRKDFYTTLSQVMKTLSRRQ, translated from the coding sequence ATGAAAATACTTTATTTGTTTCCCGCTTTTTTCTTCCTCCTGTTTGGTGTGCGTGCCCAGCAACTGGATTCGCTTAAATATCCCAACGGTTATCTTTATTATCATACTTATGGTTCCGGTGAACCGGTCATTGTTTTAACCGGTGGCCCGGGCAATTCCTGCTTGCAACAGCAGGAGCTGGCGATAGAACTGGGTAAGCGTTACCGCAGTATTTTACTGGAGCAACGGGGTACCGGTTTATCGATACCGGTGCCGTTTGATTCCACTACTATCAACCTGCGTTCTTCGCTGGAAGACCTGAACCGGTTAATGGATCATCTGGGTATCAGGCAAACTTTGTTTTTCGGACACTCCTGGGGTGCGATGCTGGCGATGTGCTTTGCTGCCAAATATCCGGAAAAGGTAAAAGGACTGGCGCTGGCCTGTCCGGGATATTATAAGTTTGATCCGGATCTGTTTACCACCCACGTCAATAACATGCGGGTACGGTTAAGCATAGCAGACCTGGCCCGCCTGGACTCCCTCGATAAAAAGGTGAACGGCGGCAAGGGAGATGGCGCCGATTCCACTGCCCTGAACCGGTTGATGCGGATGACCTACATCTACAACAAGTTGCTGCTCGACAGTATGATCGGGAAATTTGATGTGGCAAAGTCGAATATTAAAATGCAACAGTTGATGGTAACGGATCTGAAACGGGTGCATTATGACCTGAGCAAAACATTGCATCACTATAAAGGTCCGATAGAAGTGATTTCCGGTGCACAGGATCCGCTGGCTTTTTATACCTACGAGTTTAAAATCATCCATCCGGCGATGCAGCTGCATTGGATTCAGGCTTCCGGCCATTTCCCGATGTTTGAGCAGCGGAAAGATTTTTATACCACTTTATCTCAGGTCATGAAAACATTGAGCCGCCGGCAATAA
- a CDS encoding RNA polymerase sigma factor encodes MNSNESILWDNFRNGEADALLTIYELLYPDLLKNGLSIVADEHQVKDTINQFFLYLWDNREHLNPPQHLKAYIIVSFRRKLIYDVKQHRKMSLLTIDENWAEQSQEDNIIADQTYLELQLRVRKAIEKLPRRHRELIMLKYYEGLSYEEIAERTSLSMRTIYNKLHEAIKLLKGEVFWLILLYINR; translated from the coding sequence ATGAACAGTAATGAGAGCATTCTCTGGGATAATTTCAGGAACGGAGAAGCTGATGCTTTATTAACGATTTATGAGCTGCTGTACCCGGATCTCTTGAAAAACGGGCTCAGTATTGTAGCTGATGAACACCAGGTAAAGGATACGATCAATCAGTTTTTTTTGTATCTGTGGGATAACCGGGAGCACTTGAATCCTCCACAGCACTTAAAGGCTTATATCATTGTTTCTTTCCGGAGAAAACTGATTTACGATGTGAAGCAACATCGTAAAATGAGTTTGTTGACGATAGATGAGAACTGGGCAGAACAATCCCAGGAAGATAATATCATCGCCGATCAGACTTATCTTGAATTACAGCTGCGGGTGCGCAAAGCCATTGAAAAGCTGCCCCGGCGGCACAGAGAGCTGATTATGCTCAAATATTATGAAGGACTGAGTTATGAAGAAATAGCGGAAAGGACTTCCCTCAGTATGCGTACAATCTACAATAAGCTACACGAAGCGATCAAATTATTAAAAGGTGAAGTTTTCTGGTTAATCCTGCTGTATATCAATCGCTGA
- a CDS encoding FecR family protein, which translates to MNYGDYQLEDFLTDASFLNYCLRNNEEDVLFWENWLAANPDRQPIAAQAQQLYALIGKDLATREKYQPELEAFKTLFAEHIQQSSAAPAVTDLQRPLYARIGRWLAAAAVTGTLFLAGRWVYYDYLVKDTTVAVLQPAVPDSIPAKKTFRLPDGTVVVANANSTISLEDGYNVRNRLVQLNGEAFFEVSGNERLPFRVKCGDVITTALGTSFMVRYYQHESGTKVSLVTGKVKVQRAATKAGADVDIAYLDPGQELIVDRKHNNQIKKNEFKIEDAILWQQDLLAFRDARFNEIVTKLEDWYGVKIAVRNMPAVSKHFTGEFRNKSLKNVLEALSFAHKFEYSLTADTIRITFPEN; encoded by the coding sequence ATGAATTACGGGGATTACCAACTCGAGGATTTTTTAACAGATGCCTCTTTCCTTAATTATTGCTTGCGCAATAATGAGGAAGATGTCCTGTTCTGGGAGAATTGGCTGGCCGCTAACCCTGACCGGCAGCCCATCGCAGCGCAGGCGCAGCAGCTGTATGCCCTGATCGGAAAAGATCTGGCCACCCGTGAAAAGTATCAACCTGAGCTGGAAGCATTTAAAACCTTATTTGCCGAACATATACAGCAGTCGTCTGCAGCTCCTGCTGTAACAGACCTGCAACGTCCCCTGTACGCCCGTATAGGCCGTTGGCTGGCTGCAGCTGCCGTTACTGGTACGCTTTTCCTCGCCGGCAGATGGGTATATTATGACTACCTCGTGAAAGATACTACGGTGGCCGTACTCCAACCGGCTGTACCAGATAGCATTCCTGCCAAAAAAACCTTCCGGTTACCCGATGGTACTGTAGTAGTTGCAAATGCCAATAGTACGATTTCTCTGGAAGACGGATATAATGTCCGCAACCGGCTTGTTCAACTCAATGGAGAAGCATTTTTCGAAGTTTCCGGCAATGAACGCCTCCCGTTCCGCGTAAAATGTGGTGATGTCATTACCACAGCGCTGGGTACCTCCTTCATGGTCCGGTATTATCAGCATGAATCAGGAACCAAAGTATCCCTGGTAACAGGAAAGGTAAAAGTACAGCGCGCCGCCACCAAGGCCGGAGCGGATGTGGATATTGCCTACCTCGATCCCGGACAGGAATTAATAGTAGATCGTAAACATAACAACCAGATAAAGAAAAACGAGTTTAAAATCGAGGATGCCATCCTGTGGCAACAGGACCTGCTTGCCTTTAGAGATGCCAGGTTTAATGAGATTGTAACCAAACTGGAAGATTGGTATGGTGTTAAAATAGCTGTCAGAAATATGCCCGCGGTGAGTAAACATTTCACAGGTGAGTTCAGGAATAAATCGCTTAAAAATGTACTGGAAGCGCTGAGCTTCGCGCATAAATTTGAGTATTCCCTTACTGCAGATACTATTCGTATTACATTCCCGGAAAACTAA